A stretch of Garra rufa chromosome 11, GarRuf1.0, whole genome shotgun sequence DNA encodes these proteins:
- the snrpa gene encoding U1 small nuclear ribonucleoprotein A yields the protein MANQEMRLNHTIYINNLNEKIKKDELKKSLYAIFSQFGQILDILVSPTLKMRGQAFVIFKEINSASNALRSMQGFPFYDKPMRIQYSKQDSDIIAKMKGTYVERDRKKEKKKPKVPEAGAGKKASAATAAMAGVPAAMPGMPPMSQAPRMMPMPGQPPYMPPPGMMPPPGMAPGQMPPGAMPPGQMMPGQMPGQMPQQVSENPPNHILFLTNLPEETNELMLSMLFNQFPGFKEVRLVPGRHDIAFVEFDNEVQAGAAREALQGFKITQSNAMKISFAKK from the exons ATGGCGAACCAGGAGATGCGGTTGAATCACACGATTTACATCAACAATTTGAATGAAAAGATCAAAAAAGATG AACTGAAGAAGTCGTTGTATGCCATATTCTCCCAGTTCGGACAAATTCTGGACATCCTTGTTTCTCCTACACTAAAAATGAGGGGTCAGGCCTTTGTGATCTTCAAGGAGATCAACAGTGCTTCAAACGCACTCCGCTCTATGCAAGGCTTCCCATTTTATGATAAACCTATG CGTATTCAGTATTCAAAACAGGACTCTGATATCATTGCGAAAATGAAGGGCACATATGTAGAACGAGACCgtaagaaagagaagaaaaagcCTAAAGTCCCTGAAGCAGGTGCTGGGAAAAAGGCTTCTGCTGCCACAGCTGCTATGGCCGGAGTACCTGCAGCCATGCCT GGAATGCCACCAATGAGCCAAGCACCTCGCATGATGCCAATGCCTGGTCAGCCTCCCTACATGCCTCCGCCTGGTATGATGCCTCCTCCTGGCATGGCACCCGGGCAGATGCCTCCAGGTGCTATGCCTCCAGGTCAGATGATGCCAGGACAAATGCCTGGCCAGATGCCACAGCAG GTGTCAGAAAACCCTCCCAACCACATCCTGTTTCTCACCAATCTCCCAGAGGAGACGAACGAGCTCATGCTGTCTATGTTGTTCAACCA GTTTCCTGGATTCAAAGAAGTGCGTCTTGTCCCTGGTCGTCACGACATCGCCTTTGTGGAGTTTGATAATGAGGTGCAGGCGGGTGCAGCCAGAGAAGCTTTGCAAGGCTTTAAGATCACACAGAGCAATGCAATGAAAATCTCATTTGCAAAGAAATAA